A DNA window from Candidatus Rokuibacteriota bacterium contains the following coding sequences:
- a CDS encoding 2-dehydropantoate 2-reductase translates to MKIAVIGAGGIGGPFGAALAKAGEDVTFLARGAHLVAMQQNGLRIEGDRGETHIHPVQATDDPASIGIVDLVLFCVKLWDVETVGERIHSIVGPNTAVIPLQNGIDAVERLIPILGRDAVMGGTALVTGAIVSPGVVHQTGRFQRMTFGELDGRGSARGQRIHDLCRAAGFEGLLSEDIERAIWEKFNLLVAHSAVTALTRLPIGKLRDDPDLFGMYEATMREVTAVGRASGVRFPPDIVETQLAFVRSLPPDHIASMAVDLIRGNRLELPWLSGKVVALGRQYGIPTPANTFICTALKPYVNGTPA, encoded by the coding sequence ATGAAGATCGCGGTTATCGGCGCGGGCGGCATCGGCGGTCCATTCGGCGCGGCGCTCGCGAAGGCGGGCGAGGATGTCACGTTCCTCGCGCGCGGCGCGCATCTCGTTGCCATGCAGCAGAACGGGCTACGCATCGAGGGCGATCGGGGCGAGACCCATATCCACCCCGTCCAGGCCACCGACGATCCCGCCAGCATCGGCATCGTGGACCTGGTGCTGTTCTGCGTGAAGCTATGGGATGTCGAAACTGTCGGGGAGCGGATCCACTCCATTGTCGGGCCGAACACCGCGGTCATCCCGTTGCAAAACGGCATCGACGCCGTTGAGCGGCTGATCCCGATCCTCGGGCGGGATGCGGTGATGGGCGGGACGGCCCTGGTCACCGGCGCGATCGTTTCGCCCGGCGTGGTCCACCAGACCGGCAGATTCCAGCGCATGACCTTTGGCGAGCTCGATGGTCGCGGCAGCGCGCGTGGCCAGCGCATTCACGACCTGTGTCGGGCGGCTGGCTTCGAGGGGCTGCTGAGCGAGGATATCGAGCGCGCGATATGGGAGAAGTTCAACCTGCTGGTGGCACACAGCGCCGTCACCGCGCTCACCCGTCTGCCGATCGGCAAGCTGCGCGACGATCCCGACCTGTTCGGGATGTACGAGGCGACGATGCGTGAGGTCACCGCCGTTGGCCGGGCCAGCGGCGTGCGCTTCCCGCCCGATATCGTCGAGACACAGCTCGCTTTCGTGCGATCCCTGCCACCGGATCACATCGCCTCGATGGCGGTCGACCTGATTCGGGGCAACCGTCTCGAGTTGCCCTGGCTGTCTGGCAAGGTGGTGGCGCTCGGCCGACAATACGGCATCCCGACACCGGCGAACACGTTCATTTGCACCGCCCTGAAGCCCTACGTGAACGGCACGCCGGCGTAG
- a CDS encoding 2-dehydropantoate 2-reductase → MKIAIIGAGALGGYYGAKLARAGEAVHFIARGETLQALRTRGLTVVRDDQTFTVPEVQATADAEEVGLVELVLVTTKTYDLEGAIEALRVLKGPETIVVPLQNGVDSAARLGAATDPTHILGGLTYLPASMPERGVVRQGGTEKPLVLGPLRDADEEAAKTALLVLRGAGIAAERPADIRVAIWMKFMGAIGTMGVQSVTGRGFGPTREDPDTRALYMGCMREVEAVAGKSGVVLPDGAPDQLQGKPLELEAMHGTVVRLGEAFGVPTPVNRFIYAALKLRAGARR, encoded by the coding sequence ATGAAGATCGCGATCATCGGGGCCGGGGCGCTCGGAGGCTACTATGGCGCCAAGCTGGCGCGCGCCGGAGAAGCCGTGCATTTCATCGCGCGCGGCGAGACACTTCAGGCGTTGCGCACGCGAGGGCTGACGGTCGTTCGGGATGACCAGACATTCACCGTGCCTGAGGTACAGGCGACGGCGGACGCGGAGGAAGTCGGCCTGGTAGAACTGGTTCTCGTTACGACGAAGACGTACGACCTGGAGGGCGCGATCGAGGCGTTGCGGGTGCTCAAGGGCCCCGAGACGATCGTCGTTCCGCTCCAGAACGGTGTAGATAGCGCCGCACGGCTGGGAGCGGCCACGGACCCCACACACATTCTTGGAGGCCTCACGTACCTTCCGGCCTCGATGCCCGAGCGGGGCGTGGTGCGTCAGGGCGGAACGGAGAAGCCGCTGGTACTAGGACCCCTCCGCGATGCCGACGAAGAAGCAGCGAAGACCGCTCTCTTGGTGTTGCGCGGCGCGGGAATCGCCGCCGAGCGTCCCGCCGACATCCGCGTGGCGATCTGGATGAAGTTCATGGGGGCGATAGGCACCATGGGTGTTCAGTCGGTCACCGGGCGTGGCTTTGGACCGACCCGGGAGGACCCCGATACCAGGGCACTGTACATGGGGTGCATGAGGGAAGTGGAGGCAGTGGCCGGTAAGTCGGGCGTGGTCTTGCCGGACGGCGCGCCGGACCAGCTGCAGGGCAAGCCGTTGGAGCTGGAGGCCATGCACGGGACCGTCGTCCGGCTCGGCGAAGCCTTCGGAGTGCCCACGCCCGTCAACCGGTTCATCTACGCCGCCCTCAAGCTCCGTGCCGGCGCGCGGCGATAG